One stretch of Vibrio nitrifigilis DNA includes these proteins:
- the hemC gene encoding hydroxymethylbilane synthase, producing MTRTTPIRIATRKSPLALWQANFVKDALEAAHEGLEVELVTMVTRGDVILDTPLAKVGGKGLFVKELELAMLEGTADLAVHSMKDVPVEFPEGLGLVTICERADPRDAFVSNTYNNVDELPQGATVGTCSLRRQCQLKEARPDLIIKELRGNVGTRLGKLDAGEYDAIILAAAGLQRLELDERIRSFIEPEQSLPAVGQGAVGIECRLDDMELRALLAPLNHAETADRVTCERAMNITLEGGCQVPIGSYSEIQGDELWLRALVGEPDGSKIVRGEIRGQRQDAEKMGITLANQLLEQGAKDILTKLYTEHE from the coding sequence ATGACACGCACGACCCCAATTCGAATTGCAACCCGAAAAAGTCCACTCGCTTTATGGCAAGCTAATTTTGTCAAAGACGCATTAGAAGCCGCTCACGAAGGATTAGAAGTTGAGTTGGTCACAATGGTGACTCGTGGTGATGTTATTCTCGATACTCCACTAGCAAAAGTTGGTGGCAAAGGGTTATTCGTAAAAGAGTTAGAACTTGCAATGCTAGAAGGCACCGCTGATCTTGCGGTTCACTCCATGAAAGATGTCCCTGTTGAGTTCCCTGAAGGATTAGGATTGGTCACCATTTGTGAGCGTGCAGATCCACGTGATGCATTCGTTTCTAATACCTACAATAACGTAGATGAACTACCACAAGGCGCAACAGTGGGTACATGTAGTTTACGTCGCCAATGCCAATTAAAAGAAGCGCGCCCAGATCTTATTATCAAAGAACTTCGCGGTAACGTGGGCACTCGTTTAGGCAAATTAGATGCTGGCGAATACGATGCCATCATTCTTGCAGCAGCCGGGCTACAACGTCTGGAGTTAGATGAACGAATTCGTAGTTTTATCGAACCAGAACAATCATTACCTGCCGTTGGTCAAGGCGCTGTAGGTATTGAATGTCGTTTAGATGATATGGAGTTGCGAGCACTACTTGCCCCGTTAAATCATGCTGAAACGGCAGACCGAGTGACTTGTGAACGCGCAATGAATATTACCCTTGAAGGTGGTTGCCAAGTACCTATTGGTAGCTACTCAGAAATCCAAGGAGATGAACTTTGGTTACGAGCTTTAGTTGGTGAACCAGATGGCTCTAAGATTGTTCGAGGAGAAATTCGTGGTCAACGCCAAGATGCTGAAAAAATGGGAATTACTTTAGCTAACCAATTATTAGAGCAAGGCGCTAAAGATATCCTCACCAAGCTTTATACTGAGCACGAGTAA
- a CDS encoding uroporphyrinogen-III synthase has protein sequence MNTVLVTRPEPAGKELCKQLQQQGIQALYHPLIDIEAGPDLSSLPQALERSHIVIAVSQFAVEYSHQYLIQNKLSWPSHCQYLAVGQKTASSLSKASGHKVHYPEISDSEHLLQLSQLQHAEKCQVLILRGNGGREVIYDTLTQHGAIVSYKEVYRRKERPFDSRKAVAAWRDAKVNTLVITSGQQLQFFVSQFNRDDQNWLWQQRLLVPSERIATQARSMGFIDVISTGSAHNSDLVAALQP, from the coding sequence ATGAACACCGTATTGGTGACTCGCCCAGAACCAGCGGGCAAGGAGCTGTGTAAGCAGCTCCAACAACAAGGCATACAAGCTCTCTATCATCCATTAATAGATATAGAAGCAGGGCCCGACCTTTCCTCACTGCCTCAAGCTCTAGAACGAAGCCATATTGTTATTGCAGTGAGCCAATTCGCGGTTGAATACAGTCACCAATACCTCATTCAGAATAAGCTAAGTTGGCCTAGCCACTGTCAATACCTTGCCGTCGGTCAAAAAACAGCGAGCAGCTTAAGCAAAGCAAGTGGACACAAAGTACACTACCCAGAGATTAGCGATAGTGAACACTTGCTCCAATTATCTCAATTGCAACATGCTGAAAAATGCCAAGTTTTGATTTTGCGCGGTAACGGCGGACGCGAAGTGATTTACGATACCTTGACGCAACACGGTGCCATTGTCAGTTATAAAGAGGTATATAGGCGAAAAGAGCGCCCTTTTGATAGTCGTAAGGCCGTGGCTGCTTGGCGTGATGCTAAAGTAAATACTTTGGTGATAACCAGTGGTCAACAACTGCAGTTTTTCGTTTCACAATTTAATCGAGATGACCAAAATTGGTTATGGCAGCAACGTTTATTAGTACCTAGTGAACGTATTGCAACACAAGCCCGAAGTATGGGGTTTATAGACGTCATCTCAACCGGAAGTGCTCATAATTCAGATTTAGTGGCGGCTCTACAGCCCTAA
- a CDS encoding uroporphyrinogen-III C-methyltransferase encodes MTSNNNNPQKEPENQQEVTPSSTESSSPSYSAATTSAAKKEPTNNTSGRRLGIIAIAISIVIGGSLFAYTQYQQHQYQNRIDHLQAKLFETQQTLKAQLDKGQQSLDDTENLLKIKTDTALKQQQKSIESLQMAVADVKGRRPNDWLLAEADYLVKMAGRKLYLEHDPETATQLMESADQRIASLNDPSLVNLRQAMADDITTLHGIPLIDKDGLVLRLNSLEQKIDQLPLANAILPDAQEEKHDVVSENINDWQHNLLTSLKDFAGNFITFRSRDGNVVPLLSPKQDFYLRENLKAKLETAIRAVYDRQQEVFTNSLETANTWTQSFFNSDNKQVQNFRATVAELAKQKVTVKYPTTLSSQAQLSDIIRERLRREVTSMTGEDKQ; translated from the coding sequence ATGACAAGTAACAACAATAATCCGCAAAAAGAACCTGAAAATCAGCAGGAGGTGACCCCTTCTTCGACTGAGTCATCTTCACCGTCATATTCTGCTGCGACTACTTCTGCAGCCAAGAAAGAACCAACGAACAACACCAGTGGTCGTCGTTTAGGAATCATAGCGATTGCCATTTCGATTGTCATCGGTGGCAGCCTATTTGCTTACACACAATATCAGCAACACCAATATCAAAATCGTATCGACCACTTACAGGCAAAGTTGTTTGAAACCCAGCAAACCTTAAAAGCTCAGTTAGACAAAGGCCAACAGTCATTAGATGACACGGAGAATCTACTCAAAATCAAAACCGACACCGCGTTAAAGCAGCAACAAAAAAGTATTGAAAGCCTACAAATGGCAGTCGCGGATGTAAAAGGTCGTCGCCCTAATGATTGGTTATTAGCCGAAGCTGATTATTTAGTAAAAATGGCTGGCCGCAAACTCTACCTTGAGCACGACCCAGAAACTGCAACCCAGTTAATGGAAAGTGCAGACCAGCGTATCGCATCACTAAATGATCCAAGTTTGGTTAATTTACGCCAAGCAATGGCAGATGATATTACGACCTTACATGGTATTCCGTTAATCGATAAAGATGGCTTAGTGTTACGTTTAAATAGCTTAGAACAGAAAATCGATCAGCTACCGCTAGCGAACGCCATTCTTCCAGATGCGCAAGAAGAGAAACACGATGTGGTATCTGAAAATATTAACGATTGGCAACATAATTTGCTGACATCACTTAAAGACTTTGCGGGTAATTTCATTACATTCCGAAGCCGAGATGGAAATGTGGTACCTCTGCTATCACCGAAACAAGACTTCTACTTAAGAGAAAATCTGAAAGCGAAACTAGAAACTGCGATTCGTGCCGTTTATGACCGTCAACAAGAAGTATTCACTAACTCACTCGAAACGGCCAATACATGGACGCAATCCTTTTTTAACTCAGATAATAAACAAGTCCAAAACTTCAGGGCAACAGTAGCTGAGCTTGCTAAACAAAAAGTCACTGTCAAATACCCAACGACTCTTTCGTCTCAAGCGCAACTTTCCGACATTATTCGTGAGCGCCTACGTAGAGAAGTCACCTCAATGACAGGAGAAGATAAGCAATGA
- a CDS encoding heme biosynthesis protein HemY produces MIKAILLFIILGAGLFVGTEYSGQQGYVLISIAHKTIEMSVTTLVIVFIALLAIIFVLEYVVKKLLSTTFNTWNWFSVRKMRRSRRLTNEGIIKLLEGDYKQAEKKVIRWAKHHDNPLLCYLIAAEAAENIGDRKKRDRYLALASEQNASTLAVALTRARQLFNEGELEQSMNVLQSLQADHPNNVILLNLLKRIYAQLGKWQSLVELLPKLHRYTNLPEQEEQQLTVQAHQGLIAQVATRHNMVEDLLDHWGQIPRKAQKEPAIAVCMAKHILAINNGQPAFDFMTKQLKKAPNSELYILLVDLDEAHIKPALTLLLKQLGRDDNNAEAHSAAARLYSKQQKWSEAQHHLERALSLRSSVSDYALLAQVLEKQNKGQAAKEVANKALSLLP; encoded by the coding sequence ATGATTAAAGCCATTCTTCTGTTCATTATTTTGGGCGCTGGATTGTTCGTCGGGACTGAATATTCTGGCCAGCAAGGTTATGTCCTGATTTCAATAGCTCACAAAACGATTGAAATGAGTGTCACAACATTAGTGATTGTATTTATAGCACTGTTAGCGATTATTTTCGTACTGGAGTATGTCGTTAAAAAGCTGTTAAGCACAACATTTAATACTTGGAACTGGTTTAGTGTGCGAAAAATGCGCCGCTCTCGTCGCCTCACCAATGAAGGGATTATTAAATTATTAGAAGGTGACTATAAGCAAGCAGAGAAAAAAGTCATACGTTGGGCAAAACACCATGACAACCCATTACTTTGCTATCTTATCGCTGCAGAAGCGGCTGAAAACATTGGCGATCGTAAAAAGCGCGACCGTTATCTTGCGCTCGCCAGTGAGCAAAATGCCTCGACTCTCGCCGTAGCATTGACTCGTGCTCGCCAACTGTTTAACGAAGGTGAATTGGAACAATCAATGAATGTTTTGCAGTCCTTACAAGCAGATCATCCAAACAATGTCATCCTGTTAAATCTTCTCAAACGTATTTACGCTCAACTTGGCAAGTGGCAGTCTTTAGTCGAATTACTCCCTAAACTACACCGCTATACCAACCTACCAGAGCAAGAAGAACAGCAGTTGACTGTTCAGGCTCACCAAGGCTTGATAGCACAAGTAGCGACTCGCCATAATATGGTTGAAGACCTTTTGGATCATTGGGGTCAAATACCTCGAAAAGCTCAAAAAGAGCCTGCCATTGCGGTTTGCATGGCGAAACATATATTGGCAATTAACAATGGCCAACCTGCTTTTGATTTCATGACCAAACAGCTCAAGAAGGCACCAAACTCTGAGCTTTATATTTTGCTAGTGGACCTCGATGAGGCCCATATCAAACCAGCATTAACTCTGTTGTTAAAGCAATTAGGTCGTGACGATAATAATGCGGAAGCTCATAGTGCTGCTGCTCGTTTATATAGTAAGCAACAAAAATGGTCAGAAGCTCAACACCATCTAGAACGGGCGTTATCTTTACGCTCTAGCGTGTCCGATTACGCATTACTTGCTCAGGTGCTAGAAAAACAAAACAAGGGACAAGCGGCTAAAGAGGTCGCAAATAAGGCATTATCTTTATTACCTTAA
- the hemN gene encoding oxygen-independent coproporphyrinogen III oxidase, with product MSLSVVPSQQIVWDQAILDKYNYSGPRYTSYPTALEFHEAFTIAEYDMACTEYPERPLSLYVHIPFCHKLCYYCGCNKIVTRHPEKADEYLDILELEIRQRASLLQGREVTQLHFGGGTPTFLSKAQISRVMGILHEEFNFSGDAEISIEIDPREIELNILDHLYYEGFNRISIGVQDFNKEVQKLINREQDEQFIVDLVEHAKELGFRSTNLDLVYGLPKQTAESFAKTLQRILEIRPGRLSVFNYAHMPNIFAAQRKIKDADLPRAEEKMAILQQTIETLTDAGYQFIGMDHFALPDDELAIAQREGRLHRNFQGYTTQGDCDLVGFGVSAISMIGDAYAQNQKDLKKYYQQVDEMRHALWKGLSLDGDDLLRREVIKQLMCNFKLDKQMIERRFSIRFHDYFKQDLALLQTFIDDQLVTVDEQYIEVTLRGRLLIRNICMCFDKYLRAKARQQQFSRVI from the coding sequence ATGTCGTTGTCAGTCGTGCCAAGTCAGCAGATCGTTTGGGATCAAGCCATTTTAGACAAGTACAACTACTCAGGTCCTCGTTATACGTCGTATCCAACGGCGTTAGAGTTTCATGAGGCGTTTACGATTGCTGAATATGATATGGCGTGTACCGAATACCCAGAACGACCTCTTTCGCTTTATGTACACATCCCATTTTGTCACAAGCTTTGCTATTACTGTGGCTGCAATAAAATAGTAACTCGTCACCCTGAAAAGGCTGATGAATATCTTGATATCCTTGAGCTAGAAATTCGTCAGCGCGCATCGTTACTGCAAGGTCGGGAAGTGACGCAGCTACATTTTGGTGGTGGTACACCAACATTCCTCAGCAAAGCACAGATCAGTCGGGTTATGGGGATCTTGCATGAGGAGTTTAATTTCTCTGGTGATGCCGAAATCAGTATTGAAATTGATCCACGTGAAATTGAGCTCAATATTCTCGACCACTTATACTATGAAGGATTTAATCGCATCAGTATTGGTGTGCAGGACTTTAATAAAGAAGTGCAAAAACTGATTAATCGAGAACAAGATGAACAGTTTATTGTTGATTTAGTTGAGCACGCTAAGGAACTGGGGTTCCGTTCAACTAACTTAGACCTCGTCTATGGCTTGCCAAAGCAAACGGCAGAAAGTTTTGCTAAAACGCTACAGCGCATATTAGAAATTCGTCCTGGACGTTTGTCTGTGTTTAACTACGCTCATATGCCAAATATTTTTGCTGCTCAGCGCAAAATCAAAGATGCTGACTTGCCTCGTGCTGAAGAGAAGATGGCCATTTTGCAGCAAACGATTGAGACTCTTACCGATGCAGGGTATCAATTTATTGGTATGGACCACTTTGCACTACCAGATGATGAATTGGCGATTGCACAGCGTGAAGGTCGTTTACACCGTAATTTCCAAGGTTACACCACTCAGGGTGATTGTGACTTAGTGGGTTTTGGTGTTTCTGCTATCTCCATGATTGGCGATGCTTATGCTCAAAACCAAAAAGATCTGAAAAAATATTACCAGCAAGTCGATGAAATGCGTCACGCACTGTGGAAAGGATTATCTCTTGATGGTGATGACTTACTACGCCGTGAAGTCATTAAGCAGCTTATGTGTAACTTTAAGCTGGATAAGCAGATGATAGAGCGTCGCTTTAGTATTCGTTTTCATGACTACTTCAAGCAAGATCTAGCGCTATTGCAAACCTTTATTGATGATCAGCTCGTGACCGTAGATGAACAGTATATTGAAGTGACATTGCGAGGGCGCTTGCTGATTCGTAATATCTGTATGTGTTTTGATAAATACTTACGCGCTAAGGCTCGTCAGCAGCAATTTTCGCGTGTTATTTAA
- a CDS encoding DUF2489 domain-containing protein, translating into MNVTLLAIIGAIIIIGLASYAGYLLLKLKRQKALQTHHQMLAIEKRNANIFDSVNVLCMAGINGQCDLSEASIRIYCIMDYVQGEQRVEDFDQAYPALSELYHTVKDMARGEERQALPKRERMQQNLARMKAESRLNDAIVEELKGLQQRIAPLNNQINIQLV; encoded by the coding sequence ATGAATGTAACCCTATTAGCCATTATTGGTGCCATCATCATTATCGGTTTAGCGTCTTACGCGGGTTACCTTCTGCTGAAGTTGAAGAGACAGAAAGCATTACAGACACACCATCAAATGTTAGCGATTGAAAAACGCAACGCGAACATCTTCGATAGTGTGAATGTTCTTTGTATGGCGGGTATCAATGGTCAATGTGATCTCTCTGAAGCTTCAATTCGAATCTATTGCATTATGGATTATGTTCAAGGTGAGCAGAGAGTTGAGGACTTCGACCAAGCTTATCCCGCTCTTTCTGAGCTTTACCATACTGTAAAAGATATGGCGCGTGGTGAAGAGCGCCAAGCTTTGCCTAAGCGTGAAAGAATGCAGCAGAATCTGGCCCGAATGAAAGCGGAGTCGCGTCTCAATGATGCCATTGTTGAAGAGCTTAAAGGTCTTCAACAGCGCATCGCTCCGTTGAATAATCAGATTAATATCCAATTGGTGTAA
- the yihI gene encoding Der GTPase-activating protein YihI — translation MSRSKKSRKPGMNSSAEIIVTRNRSEADVEGRLRKKQKKQKGLKAGSRHSDAVAHKDQHGKTVRDPRLGSKKKIPLVVEAKKKPTKQQRRISAEQELEMLENDAQLNVLLDRVENGEKLGAGLQKYVDEKLDRIEVLMKQLGLFDEEDDTEVEEPEQPKATTHRAHTDEELLAQFEDVDLNQYKD, via the coding sequence ATGAGTCGCTCAAAGAAATCCAGAAAACCTGGAATGAATAGTAGTGCAGAGATTATCGTAACCCGTAACCGCAGTGAAGCGGATGTAGAAGGTCGTCTGCGCAAGAAACAGAAGAAGCAAAAAGGTCTTAAAGCTGGTAGTCGCCACTCTGACGCTGTTGCACATAAAGATCAACACGGTAAAACGGTGCGAGATCCTCGTCTTGGTAGCAAGAAGAAGATTCCATTGGTGGTTGAAGCGAAGAAAAAACCGACCAAACAGCAACGTCGTATTTCAGCAGAACAAGAACTGGAAATGTTGGAAAATGATGCGCAGCTCAATGTGTTGCTCGATCGTGTTGAAAACGGTGAGAAGCTTGGTGCTGGCCTACAAAAATACGTGGATGAGAAACTTGATCGTATTGAAGTTCTGATGAAGCAATTAGGTCTCTTCGATGAAGAAGATGATACTGAGGTCGAAGAACCAGAACAGCCAAAAGCAACGACTCATCGTGCTCACACTGATGAAGAGTTGTTGGCTCAGTTTGAAGACGTCGATTTGAATCAATATAAAGACTAA
- a CDS encoding class I SAM-dependent methyltransferase — translation MHTCPLCHHEESQAYFEDKSRSYLQCPRCQLVFVDPEQRLTSEREKAFYDLHENNPADAGYRRFLSRVGDPMIKRLEPQSRGLDFGCGPGPTLSIMLEEAGHQVALYDIFFHPDRSVLSETYDFMTATEVIEHLHDPHTVWQQWLNLVKPGGWIGLMTKMVKNVEAFAGWHYKSDLTHVVFFSRETFQFLAERDKLELEFIGNDVILLRKPQ, via the coding sequence ATGCACACTTGTCCTTTATGCCATCATGAAGAAAGTCAGGCATATTTTGAAGATAAATCTCGGTCTTATCTTCAATGTCCTCGTTGTCAGCTGGTCTTCGTGGATCCCGAACAGCGATTAACGTCTGAGAGGGAAAAAGCGTTTTACGATTTACACGAAAATAACCCTGCTGATGCGGGGTATCGTCGTTTTCTATCTAGGGTAGGTGACCCGATGATAAAACGATTAGAGCCACAATCGAGAGGACTTGATTTTGGCTGTGGCCCAGGGCCAACCCTATCAATAATGTTGGAAGAAGCCGGACATCAAGTTGCGTTGTACGACATCTTTTTCCATCCTGATAGAAGCGTGTTAAGCGAAACGTATGATTTTATGACTGCGACAGAAGTGATAGAGCATCTGCATGATCCTCACACTGTGTGGCAGCAATGGTTGAATTTAGTTAAGCCTGGAGGCTGGATTGGTTTAATGACCAAGATGGTCAAAAACGTAGAGGCGTTTGCTGGATGGCACTATAAGAGCGATTTGACTCATGTGGTGTTTTTTAGTCGAGAGACTTTCCAGTTCCTGGCCGAGCGGGACAAGCTCGAACTTGAATTTATTGGCAATGATGTAATTTTACTGAGGAAGCCCCAGTAA
- a CDS encoding family 43 glycosylhydrolase, with protein sequence MNFITCSSKIATLTYILSSTLAFASNPIVKHIYTADPAAAVFDDTVYIYTGHDEADIDESAYVMDDWHVFSSQDLVNWTDHGEALSLDEFSWASSDAWAGQVIKRGDKYYWYVPVNNDDDGWFGIGVAVSDSPTGPFHDAIGQALVTDSMTPNETLDIDPTVFIDKDGQAYLYWGNATDDGIIKMAKLKSNMIELDGDIESIDTDQVPSFTEAPYLHERNGIYYLSYAASWPERIDYATADNPMGPFTYQGTILDADDVSSPTSHQSIIQYHDQWYLVYHNADLPDGGEYRRSVAMDKLYYDDEGNIEKVTPTTEGVGTAGLSGEYVVKNEQTNLCLQPLHSNGYDGSALVQKPCDDSLTQRFIFHHTLDDKYQIEHETTHKVLDMGDGPSNNGVGAVLWSNHDSLNQYWNLKSLSEDESVYAINNAQTGQTLVSLPVKSQKHQTQGHSQQQWQIVRADTVQIEPLNYPDTVLSYRANGVWLESSPEPVTSSEFHAVPGLADGSGVSFASVKFPGYYLRHRNFALYLEYDNGSDTFTEDATFYRRKGLADDSDVSYESYNYPGYYIRHQYYQLKLDSESDISDNSDATFIEVKE encoded by the coding sequence ATGAATTTCATTACCTGTTCTAGCAAGATTGCAACACTGACTTATATTTTGAGTTCCACTTTAGCCTTCGCAAGTAATCCGATTGTTAAGCATATATATACAGCAGATCCGGCGGCAGCCGTGTTCGATGATACGGTGTACATCTACACTGGGCATGATGAAGCTGATATTGATGAAAGCGCTTACGTAATGGACGATTGGCACGTCTTTTCTTCGCAAGATCTCGTGAATTGGACGGATCATGGTGAAGCTTTGTCTCTGGATGAATTTAGCTGGGCATCTTCTGATGCTTGGGCGGGACAAGTGATTAAGCGAGGAGATAAATATTATTGGTATGTTCCGGTAAATAATGACGATGATGGGTGGTTTGGTATCGGGGTAGCTGTGAGTGATTCACCAACCGGCCCGTTCCATGATGCTATTGGCCAAGCGTTAGTCACGGATAGCATGACCCCCAACGAAACCCTTGATATCGACCCTACTGTTTTTATTGATAAAGATGGTCAAGCTTACCTGTATTGGGGGAATGCAACAGATGACGGCATCATTAAGATGGCGAAATTGAAAAGCAATATGATTGAGCTTGATGGGGATATCGAGAGTATCGACACTGATCAGGTGCCTTCTTTTACCGAAGCGCCTTATTTACATGAGAGAAACGGAATTTACTATTTATCTTATGCTGCTAGTTGGCCAGAACGTATTGATTATGCGACTGCCGATAACCCGATGGGGCCGTTTACTTATCAGGGGACGATACTTGATGCCGATGATGTCAGCTCGCCTACAAGTCACCAGTCTATTATTCAATATCATGATCAATGGTATTTGGTGTATCACAATGCTGATTTACCAGATGGAGGAGAGTACCGACGCAGTGTAGCGATGGATAAGTTGTATTATGACGATGAAGGTAATATAGAAAAGGTCACACCAACAACAGAAGGTGTGGGAACTGCAGGATTGTCAGGAGAGTATGTGGTTAAAAACGAGCAGACAAACTTATGCTTACAACCATTGCATTCCAATGGCTACGACGGTTCAGCATTAGTGCAAAAGCCATGCGATGACTCCTTAACTCAACGTTTTATTTTCCACCACACCTTAGATGATAAATATCAGATTGAACATGAGACAACCCACAAGGTATTAGATATGGGGGATGGACCATCCAATAATGGTGTGGGCGCTGTATTGTGGTCAAATCATGATAGCTTGAACCAATATTGGAATTTGAAAAGTCTGTCAGAGGATGAGTCTGTATATGCCATTAATAATGCGCAAACAGGGCAAACTTTAGTCTCTTTACCCGTTAAGAGCCAAAAGCATCAGACGCAAGGACATTCGCAGCAGCAATGGCAAATAGTCCGTGCTGATACGGTGCAAATTGAACCGCTGAATTATCCTGATACGGTTTTATCCTATCGAGCAAATGGTGTGTGGTTAGAGTCTAGTCCTGAACCTGTGACATCAAGTGAGTTTCATGCTGTCCCAGGGTTGGCTGACGGCAGTGGCGTGTCATTTGCTTCAGTGAAGTTCCCTGGTTATTACCTACGCCACCGTAATTTTGCACTCTACCTTGAGTATGATAATGGTAGCGATACGTTTACTGAAGATGCGACTTTCTATCGTCGAAAGGGGTTAGCTGATGACAGTGATGTATCTTATGAATCCTATAATTATCCTGGCTATTATATTCGCCATCAGTACTACCAATTGAAGTTAGATTCTGAAAGTGACATCTCAGATAATTCGGATGCGACATTTATCGAAGTAAAAGAGTAG
- the yihA gene encoding ribosome biogenesis GTP-binding protein YihA/YsxC yields MSAKIHYQNTHFVTSAPDIRHLPADEGIEVAFAGRSNAGKSSSLNRLTNQKNLAKTSKTPGRTQLINLFHVTDGCHIVDLPGYGFAQVPLEMKKKWQKSLGEYLQQRQSLKGLVVLMDIRHPMKDLDQQLVQWAIECAIPVQVLLTKADKLKSGARKAQVLKVRKDAAALFAGDVQIDAFSSLNGLGVDVLRKRLDEWYAPMLEVTESETDENISEGNEDSQA; encoded by the coding sequence GTGAGCGCTAAAATTCATTACCAAAACACGCATTTTGTCACAAGTGCCCCAGACATCCGTCACCTACCTGCAGACGAAGGCATTGAAGTTGCCTTTGCTGGTCGATCTAATGCCGGAAAATCGAGTTCTTTAAACCGATTGACCAATCAAAAAAACTTAGCGAAAACAAGTAAAACACCAGGACGAACTCAGCTTATCAACTTATTTCACGTTACCGATGGTTGCCACATCGTTGACTTACCTGGATACGGATTTGCTCAAGTACCACTTGAGATGAAAAAGAAATGGCAAAAATCTTTAGGTGAATACTTACAGCAACGCCAATCACTAAAAGGTTTGGTTGTACTAATGGACATTCGCCACCCTATGAAAGATCTCGATCAACAATTAGTTCAATGGGCCATTGAATGTGCTATTCCGGTACAAGTCCTATTAACTAAAGCAGATAAGCTTAAAAGTGGCGCTCGTAAAGCTCAAGTACTCAAAGTTCGTAAAGATGCGGCCGCACTATTTGCTGGAGACGTACAAATTGATGCTTTCTCTTCGTTAAATGGTTTGGGTGTTGATGTACTGCGTAAGCGCTTAGATGAATGGTACGCTCCAATGCTGGAAGTAACAGAATCTGAAACAGACGAAAACATCAGTGAAGGGAATGAAGACTCTCAAGCGTAA